TTAGGTGTTTTACCTAAAAGGACATCAAGCGGTAAATCAATAGGGGTATTTAATTTTTCATCATCTGCGAAATGTGAATCGGTAACCGTTAAGTGCTCTTCTTCAGTAGCACGACCAACAACAGCATACGGTGCACGTTCGCGTTCACATATTTTTTCAAATGTTGCTAAATTTTTATCTGAAACAGCAATAACGTAACGTTCTTGAGATTCATTACACCAAATTTCATGTGGTGCCATACTACGTTCGTCATTTGGTACGTTGCGTAGTTCAAATACACCACCACGTCCGCCATCAGACACTAACTCAGGGAAAGCATTAGACAAACCACCTGCGCCAACATCATGAATAAAAGCTATTGGGTTTTCTTCACCTAACTGCCAACATTTATCGATAACTTCCTGACAACGACGTTCCATTTCTGGATTTTCGCGTTGAACAGAAGCAAAATCTAAGTTTTCAGCTGATTGACCTGAAGCCATTGATGAGGCAGCACCGCCACCTAAGCCAATGTTCATTGCTGGGCCACCTAAAGCAATTAGGTTAGCGCCAACAATAATCTCACGCTTTTGTACATGTTCATCACGTATGTTACCTAAACCACCGGCAAGCATAATTGGTTTGTGGTAACCACGTACCTCAACACCATTGAATGAGTTAACCTCTTCTTCGTAAGTACGGAAATAACCTAGTATAGCTGGACGACCAAATTCATTGTTAAATGCTGCGCCACCTAATGGACCTTCCAGCATAATATCTAATGCAGTAACAATTCGACTTGGTTTACCAAAATCAGTTTCCCATGGTTGGACAAAATCGGGAATACGTAAGTTAGATACAGAGAAACCAACTAAACCTGCTTTAGGTTTTGAGCCTATACCTGTAGCGCCTTCATCACGAATCTCACCGCCACTGCCTGTTGCAGCACCTGGGTATGGTGAAATAGCAGTTGGGTGGTTATGGGTTTCAACTTTCATCAATACTTGAATATCTTCATGGTGATAACCATAAACATTTGTTTCAGCATTAGGGAAGAAGCGACCACCTTTATTACCAACCATTACTGCAGCGTTATCACTGTAAGCGCTAAGTACGTAATCACTGTTTAGTTCATGAGTATTACGAATCATTTTAAATAATGATTTTTCTTGTTTAACGCCATCAATAGTCCAATCAGCGTTAAATATTTTATGACGACAATGTTCTGAGTTTGCTTGAGCAAACATATATAGTTCAATATCGTGCGGGTTACGGCCTAATTTCGTGAAGTTTTCAAATAAATAGTTAACTTCATCTTCTGCAAGCGCTAAACCTAATTCAATGTTAGCGTTAACTAAAGCTGCTTTTCCGCCATTTTCAATATCAATCGCAGTAAGCTTACCTGGTTCACTGCTAGCAAATAATAAACTTGCTTGCTCAAAGTCGTTGAAAATACTTTCCATCATACGGTCGTGTAATAACGCGTTTAATTGTACTTCTTGCGCTGTAGTTAATGCTTCATCGTCTTGTATTGATACATAATAAGCAATACCGCGCTCTAAACGTACTACATTAGTAAGGCCACAATTGTGCGCTATATCGGTAGATTTTGATGACCAAGGAGAAATAGTGCCTGGACGAGGTGTCACTAATAAAAACCAACCGCTAGGCTGATGTTCTTCAATAGTAGGACCATAAGTAAGTAATTGCTGTAAAACATTTTCATCGTTTGAACTTAATGCTTCATTAAGTTGAGCAAAATGGGAAAATTCAGCATAAATATCATTTACTGGTAGCTGTAACTCTTCACATTGAGCTAATAATTTTTTAACTCTAAATTCCGAAAGTGCAGGAGCGCCACGAAGGTTTTTAATTAATGTCGTCTTAGGCATCGTCATAGGGTAATCACCAAGTTTTTATAGGTTTTTTGATCAGACTAAATATTGAGCTTAGCCTAAGCGAAAATTTCGCGCGTATTATAGTTTAAAAGTTAACTTTTAGTAAGCGTTAAAACTTCATGTTTATATGAAAAATCAACTTTAAAAAAAAGAGCTTGGCTAACAAGGAAATACACGACACAATTACATTATGAAATTTATAATTTGTAATCCAAAAAAGACGTTAATAATAAGGAAAGTGTTTATTGCTTTTTTCTTATTAAGCGCGCTTTTTTCTTGTAGTGAAAAAAATCAACAAGTGACCTTTGAACGTATTGTGGAACGAGGTTATATCACTATTGGTACTTTATATGGTGCTAATAGTTTTTATACGCAAGGTAATGATATTCAAAGTAATGGCATGCAAATGGATGCCTATGCAGGTTTTGAATATGAATTGGCGAAACAGTATGCTGACTATCTCAATGTAACGCTAAAAATTGTCCCAAGTTATTCTTTGGATGAACTCTTTGCTATGCTAAATTCTGGTGAAGTTGACTTACTTGCTGCTGGGTTGGCTGTAACAGAAAAGCGTTTGCTTGATTTTGATTTTGCACCAAGTTATACAGATATAAGTCAAAAATTGGTCTTTAAACAAGGTAATGTAAGACCGAGGGAACTTAGTGATTTAACTGGAACGTTAATGGTAACAGCTAGCTCTAGTCATGTAGAAAGTTTGAACAAACTGAAGCAAGTTCATCCTGATCTTAAATGGATTGAAACAAGCGATTTTGACGGTGAAGAGTTACTGGCTAAATTACTTAATGATGAAATAGACTATACCATTGTTGACAGTAATACGCTGGCGTCAAGTCGTCGCTATTATCCTGAAATTAGTATCGGTTTTACTATTCAAGAAACAGAGCCTTTAGCGTGGATGGTAAATAAAACTACTGACGACGCTATTTTAGCAAGTTT
The sequence above is a segment of the Colwellia sp. 20A7 genome. Coding sequences within it:
- the mltF gene encoding membrane-bound lytic murein transglycosylase MltF — protein: MKFIICNPKKTLIIRKVFIAFFLLSALFSCSEKNQQVTFERIVERGYITIGTLYGANSFYTQGNDIQSNGMQMDAYAGFEYELAKQYADYLNVTLKIVPSYSLDELFAMLNSGEVDLLAAGLAVTEKRLLDFDFAPSYTDISQKLVFKQGNVRPRELSDLTGTLMVTASSSHVESLNKLKQVHPDLKWIETSDFDGEELLAKLLNDEIDYTIVDSNTLASSRRYYPEISIGFTIQETEPLAWMVNKTTDDAILASLVEFFGQVHHNGSLLALDDKYYGHIEQFNYVETRTFIKAVKSRLPEYQAVFEKYSQEIDWRLLAAISYQESHWRPHARSHTGVRGMMMLTLATAKQMGIKSRLDAEQSIRGGSKYFRRMIAKMPDRIPNPDRIWFALASYNVGFGHLNDARIITQQQGGDPDRWVEVKSRLPLLQQKKYYKNTRYGYARGTEPVHYVDNIRRYYDTLTWLDDKSQEAIEAAEDAEVLEAIEQELEQVTSE